The Flexibacter flexilis DSM 6793 genome window below encodes:
- a CDS encoding T9SS type A sorting domain-containing protein encodes MRRNLLLLLLLFLSKVVYSQSVLWEKKYDIYDMDYADAIVPMPQSSNYLFTGSLCKFGIDCSYRGLYVGKLLSNGDTAWVKNLNIITSEAASITQDRDGVHYWIVAQEGAFDYQQHLLKLDSNGVVLAHYTHMYMVGNNGNVVSNCRGKSMNNGDLLVVGQTTFSSTPNMAWDAYVGRYRGNGDLVWAKSFNLGYYTEGYYVEGMANGHYWVSGSVNSSIWGMELDTSGNVVRQHIFYTRPTYAKIYAGYVQQFVNQQYIVTMGNIGSPTKKFYVGLYDKNYVKKWGHEELGGIQLPHITSDSSVVIAGAQVPPNGTVSKALLRKISIDSSIVWNNYYTSVYNNTAVVSNITFTGDGDAVFAGYIDSPSPAFYDLYFMKVGGIGLPYLPETDSSWLVTSSKPIIGNSSKVSIYPNPAREVLNISFADYVKTGSLELCNSVGQRLKSVTLSETNLLMLSVADLPEGIYHLRLVQDGKAPQYQQIRLIK; translated from the coding sequence TATGATATGGATTATGCTGATGCGATAGTCCCGATGCCTCAATCCTCAAATTATTTGTTTACAGGTTCATTGTGCAAATTCGGCATAGACTGTAGTTATCGAGGCTTGTATGTAGGGAAGTTGTTGTCGAATGGGGATACGGCATGGGTCAAGAATTTGAATATAATCACCTCGGAAGCAGCCTCAATTACGCAGGATAGAGATGGTGTTCATTATTGGATAGTAGCGCAGGAAGGTGCATTTGATTACCAGCAGCATTTGTTGAAGTTGGATAGTAACGGGGTAGTATTGGCGCATTATACACACATGTATATGGTGGGGAATAATGGGAATGTTGTTTCCAATTGCAGGGGGAAGAGTATGAACAATGGGGACTTGTTAGTGGTGGGTCAGACGACGTTTAGCAGCACCCCTAACATGGCATGGGATGCGTATGTAGGTCGTTATAGGGGCAATGGGGATTTGGTATGGGCCAAGTCATTTAATTTGGGTTATTACACGGAGGGCTATTATGTGGAGGGTATGGCCAATGGCCATTATTGGGTATCAGGCAGTGTGAATAGTTCGATATGGGGTATGGAGTTGGATACGAGTGGGAATGTGGTACGGCAGCATATTTTTTATACGCGCCCGACGTATGCGAAGATATATGCAGGCTATGTCCAACAATTTGTCAATCAGCAATATATTGTAACGATGGGCAATATAGGCTCCCCAACCAAAAAATTTTATGTAGGTCTGTATGATAAAAACTATGTAAAAAAATGGGGACATGAGGAATTAGGTGGTATTCAATTGCCTCATATTACTTCAGATTCTTCGGTGGTGATAGCGGGAGCGCAGGTACCGCCCAATGGTACAGTATCCAAGGCCTTGTTGCGCAAAATATCTATAGATAGTAGTATAGTCTGGAATAATTATTATACGAGTGTATATAATAATACGGCAGTGGTATCCAATATCACCTTCACAGGCGACGGTGATGCTGTTTTTGCAGGTTATATAGATAGTCCCAGTCCTGCTTTTTACGATTTGTATTTTATGAAAGTGGGTGGTATCGGCTTGCCGTATTTGCCAGAGACGGATAGTAGTTGGTTGGTAACGAGTAGCAAGCCAATCATTGGTAATTCATCCAAAGTTAGTATCTACCCGAACCCAGCGCGAGAGGTGCTTAATATTTCCTTTGCCGACTATGTGAAGACGGGGAGTTTGGAGTTATGCAATAGTGTAGGCCAACGACTCAAATCTGTTACTTTGTCAGAAACGAATTTACTAATGCTATCGGTGGCAGACTTACCTGAAGGTATCTATCACTTGCGGCTAGTACAGGACGGCAAAGCTCCCCAATACCAACAAATTCGGCTTATAAAATAA